In Ictalurus furcatus strain D&B chromosome 20, Billie_1.0, whole genome shotgun sequence, the DNA window aaacatgaatacagctaaaaggtctcatttgccAACAAGCATGTCTGtgaaatttttcacatttttggtcgctacaatcacaaaaaactcagcgaaATCGTGCACGGACTGCTTGATTGTGACAAGTATGCTTATCCTCAATTGCTAGCTAATTGTTTCAGCTTATGTTGCATATCCCAATGTGGTGCGTTCCCTTAGACAAATTTGAGAACCCAAAAGAAGCTCAACCTTTTTTAGCCAGTCCAAATTGTTGTAGTATCACAGTATGGCATGCCCATAGCCTTCTTCTCCACTATGGAGTGAATTGGCAATGTCAATGCTAAGTCAAGTGTACAGACACAGGTATCCACAGAGCTACCTTATATCTTTCATTGGTTTTGCTGCTATGCTGAAAATCTGCATCTACTCTTATCAATGCTGtaatgaatgtttttagaattttCAGATGAGCAAGATTagctatatatattttaattcattgattatttttattttatcaagtggtgttgattaattttgttattaagtaacagcagctctgatagtagtgccagctgcaagacaaatcacaggtgtatattaatgtgcttattccaatgttatcatttctatagtaacaactcttACAGTAGATGCTTTACATAATtgaacactaataataaactgattgaaatgtgtttttatttaacaactgaaaattgtgtaatcattgatatgggaAAGCTTTCTGTAAATAGTGTGGAAGAatcttcttcaaaaaaacaaTGTAAGTGATTTGAGGTCTTGATGCCAAAAACAGACTTTATTATAAAAGCAACAAAGTCATGAGCTGGTCTGCAAATCAAATAACATATCCTTCTGAAACACTGATCTGATTGGcagaactttttctttttttatttggacaCACTTTGGTCTCACACCACCATTATATTCAAATCTCAGGTACCTCTTGGCATGTTACccccagctctctctctctaaaaataaatgcattccTAAAGTGTTGCATACATGCCCAGCACAGACAAGTACCAGGCTACTGATTAATTTTTGGTTACACTCTTAATCATAGTCTTAAATaaaggcatatatatatatatatatatatatatatatatatatatatatatatatatatatatatatatatactaatcAATTAAGATGCACGGTTTATATTTTTTAGTTTCATATGAAACTACGTTTTGTTTCTTTATGACCCTTTTGGAATTCCACACACAACAATAACTTCAGTGATAGCGAGAACAATAAGATCCGGGTGTGTGATGGCGAGACAAAAGTGCAGAGGTTTCGAAAAAGTCACTCGTTACTAGAAAAGCTACATTACTTCGAAAATAACCCAGGTACTACCGCGATACTACAAATGTAGGGAAGCTAACAGCGTCGCTGCATGTATTGTATGTAACATGGTAGCTATGGTAACAGGACTGGTAACTGGAAATTTCCATCCTCACCAACACCCGATCCACGTACAGCGATCTTTTACCGAATGTTTAGTGATGAAAAGcagttattttgttgttttcttataACAGATCGCATCCATTTAATCAAACATAACCGCCAGGTTTGTTTTATGAGCTTTGGATTTATAAGATAAATATAGGATCTGCATGATGGGCATTTTGTAATGAACGCCAAGCATTTTTGTCAAGTCTGGAAaccagtaaataataaataaacaaataaataaataaatcctgttGTTCAGTGATTCAGCAGGACATCCGGGTGGTAATTTCCATACCCACCAAAGCCTACAGCAGAGATCAACCATGGTCTTGTGTGGGAATTTTCCACACCACGTGATCCCCTCTGAAGGATCTGATCTGTGAAAACAGATCTGATTcaggtttttttctctttttttaaagtgcaatcTTGGCATGGTTCCAGGTCATGAATGGGCTAATTTAGACTCAGAACTTATGATGTCTAAttatattttacaaaatgtcTTGTCATTCTTTGCCTGTATCCAATAAGGAGTGGACAGGAAATTATCTTTTTCAGTTTTCTAAATTTATCTGAAGCTTTTATATGAAGTGATGTCAACTTGGAACCAGAACAATGAGAATGAAATGGCTTTCAGTAGATAATAAACACAGGGTTTAGTTCCCTGCTTTCATGCCCAGTTCCTCTCATTATACGCAATGTGGACAAAAACATCAGATGCATTATCTTGGCACATAGTTTTCTCAAGAAAAAGAACAGGACAAGTTAAGATCAGCCCATTAACTCATTTGCATAACAGTGGTCACAGGATTGTGTACACTTTGTCATCTGACAgcaagaaccaaaaaaaaaaaaacccagaatgcCTGATCGCAGTGGAAATGTACCAGTGGTGTGACAAACTTGCAGCTTGTTACTAGAAAATCtacattatttttaaactagctcaGCTGCTGCCATCCTACTAAACAGTGTATTTAAGCTAGTAGCATTGCACTTTGTAGCTAACTACTCCCTAACAATGGttataaacatgttatttatgtattgtatgaggaaaaacagtttttagaatataagtgataacaggaatgaacACCCATGttcttttgttattttcttatatcaaccatttaatataaaacattactgCCAATTCTTGATTTCCCTTTTACTTGGAGAGTTTGTAATTAAACTCAGGCCTAAAATGCCAACTCTGAAGATaatctttttaagtattaaaaaaactaaaataaatgaataaataaaaaaataataataaaaaaaattaaaccaatatGACTGGTTTGTTCAGTGATTCAGCAGGACACCCTGGTGGAAATTTCCATACCCCTCAAAGCCTACAGCAGAGATTAGCCTTGGTCTTTTGTGGAAATTTACCACACCACTTGATCCCCTCTGATGGATCTGATCCATGAAAACATATCTGATCCAGATGTTAACAAAATTGTTTGTTTCACCTTGGCATGAAGCCACACTGGATGTAGATCTCCAGAGTCAGGATGGGTCTAGCTTAGATAGATATTAAGCACAACACTTTATCATACTTTGTCAGATGATGTATGCTATCACAATAAGGTTGCACGTGATTCTGTTTAATTATCTAAAGGAATGTcaataaaagtacaataaaaatggagTTGCTTAGGGTGTACTTATGATTCAGTAGGTGAAACAACAGGTTTATTTGTTCGATAAGGAATGTTCTCACACCCAATTCCTCTCATTACACACACCAGAtttctcataaaaaaaagaaaagctaacACCCTCCCACTAAACCATTAGTACAACACTGGCAGTATAAACTAATGTTTTGCTAGCAACACGTGCAGCTTACGCTTCTAGAAGTTTCTAGAATATACACGAGCGTGGATTTGATTGGTCAGTGGGCGGGGCGTCAGCGCGCGCAGGAACCTGGCGGAAATGTATAAGTAGCGGAACTAAAACGtctcagtcatttttttttcagaggaaCTGCCAACTTCCGGGACGTTGATTCTCCAAGCAAGCTCATTTTTTTGTAGCATCGTATAAAGGTTGGTTGGCTTTTAAAACTAATACTAAAAAATAAGTTTTTATACCTGTTTATTACATTAGGCATTTTGTGCAATAGGTTTGTTAAAAGCAATGCCTTGAGGAATGTAAAATGCGCTAATGCATTGtgtttacattatattacagacGGTTTAGCAGTGACGATGTTATTAGTTGCATTTCCTTATACCGATAATTCATGCATTATTTTAGATTTCATGCCCTGATGCTCGTGTTTTGCAGGTCCCGAATAATGCCTGAGAAAATTCGCATCAACAGCCCCAGTGTGCACTACACTGAGAAGTTCATCGAGTCCCGGTACTCGTACCACACCACCTCAGTGACCCAGAACGGAGACACGTACACGGTGAGTCTCTAGCAAGATTTAAATAGGATGTTTTGTTTACTTAGGACATTTAGTTATTTAGAGCTATGTGATTAAATCGTTTTGAAATTAGATTGAATTAATGAGCACTAGTGACAGATCCGGGGTAAATACCCCCGTCTTCCGCCCACTCTTCCTTGGATAGAGCAGGATAAAGCgactactgaagatgaattaatggacgaacgaatgaatgaatgagaacgGTCAGATTAGGTCGCTCTTCAGTGCGCATGCGCTTACTGCTAAAGCCATGCCTCTACTGCTCACACACCCCTTTCAGCACAGAAGTTTCAGTAATAGCTGCTAATAGAgcaaaatttttattattattattattattattattattattattttacctttataaatattaaaaaataggAATTCATCACTAATGTAAACATAGCCTGGGTTTTGGCAAGCCAGCAGAATACCACCACTGGGATTTCTGTAATGGTATCTGACCATCCTTGAAAAGGTTCTTATGATACACAATACTTAGTTTTGCTAATAGTGCCAAACAAACAGTAGGGCCACTTTATTGAAAACTATAAGttcagtcattaaaaaaaattcaacaattaatatttaaactggacacatggtggcttagtggttagcacgttcgcctcacaccgccagggtcgggggttcgattccctgtgtgtgtggagtgtgcatgttctccccgtgctgctggggtttcttccgggtactctggtttcctcccccagtccaaagacatgcattgtaggctgattggcatgtccaacgtgtccgtagtgtatgaatgggtgtgtgagtgtatgtgattgtgccctgcgatggatcggcaccctgtccagggtgtaccccaccttgtgcccgatgctccctgggaaagggatagaagatggatggatggatatttaaaCTACAAAAACAAGATAATTAGTATACAACAATCCACTGTATCTACTGTTATTAGTCAAAGATGGCTGACAATATGCACAATGCTCATGACAACTTATCGCAATATAGATATGGTGTAGTAATATTACCAATTGCTATTTGAAAATCCTGTTCAAGTAGCTCCTGACTTTACCAGCTACCATGTTTCCTCTCCATACCTCTAGGTAACACCCCATAGTACTGAGTTTACATTCCGCACAGAGCGCCATGTGCCCAAGCTTGGTGTCATGCTCGTGGGCTGGGGTGGAAACAACGGCAGCAGCGTCACCGCCGCTGTGCTGGCCAATAAGCTTGGCCTGACCTGGAAAACCAAGACGGGTGCCAAGGTAAAAAGAGTcatttttggttttttattttattttattttttataataacgGTGGTATAACACAGGACGGGTGCCAAGGTAAAAAGAgtcatttgggttttttttttgttttttttaataacggTGGTATAACACAGGGTTGTCCAATCTTGTCTGAAAAtgggtgtgggtgcaggttttcatttctttccaaccaagcaggagcctcACTCACCTGAGtgtattgaaagccaagatcaactgattaaacaggtggaatcaagTGTGAATCTTGCctgattgaaaagaaaaattgcACCCACATAAGCTCTTTGCGGATAACATTGGTCACCCCTGGTATAACGTAAAACAATATTTATCTTTCGTAAAAATCAGTACCTTCAGTACTACTGCTTCTGAAGGAATTTTTGATGTTTAGAAATAGTTTATATACTttgcatatattattattattattattattaataataataataataataataataataataacaacattttgTATAGTGCAgtccaaagaaagaaaaaacaacagaagtaTAATCTGACAATGTTTTATCCAGAAAGTGTAAATCCCAGCCATTAATGTCTCACCTGTAATTCTCACATCTCTTGggatttttccttttcttccccATTCCCCCCCCAGTGTGCCAATTACTATGGTTCATTGTTGGAGTCTTCCACTGTGTCTCTGGGCTCAGGACCAACTGGGGAGATCTTTGTACCGTTCAGAGAACTGCTGCCAATGGTGCACCCTAATGACATCGTATTtgatggtaatgacagaaaaCATGTTGTGGATGCAGTGTGGTGCAACCATCACTGAAGGTCTACCATCATGTGTTTTACATTATTCAGCATCACAACTACCAATTGATGTAAATAACTTTGTTTCTTGCAGCCACTGTTATGCTGCATGAGGCAGAACAGAAAGAGTATATAACTAAccttgaaggtttttttttttttaagtttaggTGAAAATTTCCATACCAGTCCAAGCTTGCAGCAGAGAATAGGCTTGGATGGAAATTCCCATTCTGATCTGTTTGCCCACTAGGGCCAGAGACCAGAAAATTGCCATTAGATCTCCAGATTCATGCTTGAGCTCCAGAATTGTGactgcagaaataaaaacatgactgATTTTGCAGGAGTTGTGTTTTTATCTACACAGTTTAGGAAAAGTATCATTATGTGTGTTTCAGGTTGGGATATCTCCTCTATGGATCTTGGTCATGCCATGGAGCGTGCTCAGGTTCTTGATTGGAGCCTTCAGGAGATGCTTCGCCCCCACATGAGCCAGCTCAAACCAAGGCCCTCCATATACATCCCAGATTTCATTGCTGCCAACCAGGATCAGAGGGCTGACAACATCCTCACAGGCACCAAGGCAGAGCAGGTACAAAGATCCAAATGATGTATATTAATACATGTTTGCATTTGTAAAATAGTTTGGAGTATTTTACAGCGAACTAAAATTGAGTGACATGGGTATTTATGCAGATGGAACAAATCCGCAAAGATATCCGTTGCTTCAAGGAGAAGAGTGGTGTGGAAAAAGTCATAGTGCTGTGGACGGCAAACACAGAGAGATTCTCAGATGTCGTGACTGGTGTCAATGACACTGCCAAGAACCTTCTTGCTACCATTCAGGTAACTGATAGGCACATAATGTCTAGCACTGATCTCAACTTCATGCACTTCACAGAAATAAGGAGAAGGTTTTAGGTCCTCAAGACTTCAGATTATCAGATGAGCCTTATTTGTTGCCATGAAACTATTCAAAGTTTTATGTTGGTTATTAGTATAATTTAGTGTTTTGTCGTATAATGTCACATAAACAAGCCAGTTCCTTAAAGAGAGCTGCTTATAGGTACAAGTTCAATAAAAGCTTCTTAGGCATGCATTGTTGTAAtgattgacatttttaaaatgtgaacgCCCCTGTTAATTAGAACAGCTATGATGCCTGAAGGCAAGGGTGTCCTTAAAATATCCCCACCCTGCGttgtttaaaatgtcaaatctgaGGTGGGGTTCTCTATTTTGAGCCAATCAGTACACATTTAATATTAACAAATAGGCTTGCTATGATAATTATAATGTTGTGAAACCACGGGTTATGAGAAGTTCTTTGTGATGCTTGGTTTATACTTTGTTATTACTCATTATAACTTTTTGTCTGTTCTGACTCATCATTGCTTTAAAGTGTGGCATAACAGTTTATCAGGAGATCTTGGGTTTAAATCTCAGCAATGCCACAGCCACCCAATGCCAGAAGTCAGTGGAGCAAAATTAGCTATGCTCTCTGCGTGAGAGGGATGGCATATActctcttccctgtcaatcacagcgaatatatgtggaagagggtagatagcgctttcctctgagtgttgATGCTGCTGtgtgacgcagcatgagcagcagttaaaAAAAGATGGCTGGCTTCGATGTCTGTCTGAAGGAGGAAACACATGTTAGGCTTCACCCTCCCTTCTTGGAAGTTGACACATGACTGGGAAAGTGTTTTGCTGGGAGTTGGCAGGTGCCCAAATTGGGTAGAAAAatgggaagaaaaataaaacaatactgactaatactaatactgatTCAAACTTTGATGCCTGTTTTAGAAACCTTGATGTACTGGTTAATCATTTCAGTGACACTTCTTTATAGAACGGAGGAGATGTATCTCCATCCACCCTGTTTGCCGTGGCTAGTATTCTGGAGGGCTGTGCCTACATCAACGGCTCCCCTCAGAACACTTTCGTACCTGGAGCTGTAGAACTGGCTGTTCAGCGAGGGATCTTCATAGGAGGAGATGACTTCAAATCAGGTCAAACGAAACTGAAGTCCGTTCTGGTGGATTTTTTAATCAGTGCTGGACTCAAGGTAAGAGAGATGTAGTTAAATGTGCATTTTAGTGTCTGCGTCAATGCAGCATGTTTTCAGGATATGAATCCCCTACATGATTCTTTACTGCGCATGTccttttcattccagccaaccTCCATTGTGAGCTACAATCACCTGGGAAACAACGACGGTATGAACCTGTCTGCCCCAGCGCAGTTCCGATCTAAAGAGATTTCCAAAAGCAATGTGGTGGATGACATGGTGGCGTCCAATCCAGTGCTCTACAAGCCTGGAGAGAAACCCGACCACTGTGTAAGAATGATTTCTATGACATTTGTCACAATTGTTACAGCACAATAGCTGGTTAAACCTTATACTGAAATATATGGTGCAGTATTTTAGACCAGTGGTGGTGAATCTTAACTGCAAAGggttgcaggttttcattacaatcaagcaggagccacatctGTCCTATATAGCATAAGTTGTGCAGAAACGTTTCAAAACGGTATTGTGATTTTATATTGTACGCAACCTAACTAATAGTTACAGCAAATAAATATGGCGTGATTTAATGCACAAAATTTTCAAGCGTGATTAAATTACaatacattataaatgaatagATTAAGACTCGGAAAGTATCCTTAAGACAACAGATAATGGCAGCAGACCAATTCGGTTAATATTAGTAATTATATCATTATGTGTTCGTAGTTTTAATGGGTGGGTGCAGTTCTGCATGCCTTTTGAGTTGTGACATGTAGAATTTGTGTCAATCTAGGTGGTCATTAAGTACGTTCCCTATGTGGGAGACAGCAAACGAGCAATGGATGAGTACACGTCAGAGATCATGATGGGTGGCACAAACACAATTgctcttcacaacacatgtgaGGTGAGTTAGAGTTCATTACTGGGTCACTTATGAAGTGCATGAATAGTTTACTAGTACTTGTTGAATGAGTTCTTTATTGAAATGTTAAGTTACTAAAGGTTAAAAATATGTGGCCAGTTTAAACCACCATGATGTAAAAAGCCTGTTGGACAACCAATTTTCCTGAAAGTGGTGTAAATTGGGGCTTTTAAAAAGTTATTAGACATAGGTTTCCATGTAGATGTGTCTCAGTGACATTGACgtaatgattttcttttttttcccctcataatTCAGGACTCACTGTTGGCCAGTCCCATCATTCTGGACTTGGTCATTCTGACTGAGCTGTGTCAGCGAATCACGTTCCGCACACAGCAGGACTCATCCTTCCAGACCTTCCACAGTGTTCTATCCTTACTCAGCTTCCTCTGCAAGGCCCCACTCGTACCGCCCAATGCACCGGTTGTCAACTCGTTCTTCCGCCAGCGAGCCTGCATCGAAAATGTCATGAGGTACAGGAAAGTTTGTGTGTTCATGGGTCATACAgatttttaccatttttatagcaataaaagtgtaaaattttgtttataaaatgtttggtATCTGATTCTCATTTTAGTCATTAGCAGTATAACCAGTTTTTATGGAAATTTATGGAAACCATTTTCATGCTCGCGGATCATTCTGTATATATGGAGATGTATacagatacagtagatacacagtatatggtgtatataaaGATAATcccttaaatacatttttactatTAGTTTCAGTTCAACTAAGAAGAACGGAATAATATGCTTTGATATGAATAACTTGATAATAAACTTGGACTAAGGAGAAGTGCTTTGCAGTGCAATGTTGCTGAAATGGGTCGTCTCTCTTGGGTTCTCTCACACAGGGCTTGCCTTGGTCTTCCACCTCAGAACCACATGCAGCTCGAGTACAAGCTGCAGAAAAGCTTCAACATTTGTCAAGACAAGAAGGTTCACAGCCTTGTAGCCACAAAGGTGAACAACAACATCCTCACCAAAGCATACCACTGCATTGAGTGTAATGGAGCCAGTGAGCAGAAGAATGttgagagataaaaaaaaaaaaatcatcccaTAACTGTGTTGATCACTCTGtttaatagaaaacagaatttcTATCTTTGCATGAATCCTCTGTCACCATTTACTATTAAAACATCGTAATGTGATTTACTTGCTCTAAACAATACTAACTTTGGAAATGGGTTCCTTTGTGGATTGAAGTTGTTATACAACTGCTTTAGCTAGTCTAAAAGGGAGAATAATTCTTTGACTAacgtttgtatttttaaagtcgTTTGAATGTTTTTTCTAACCAATTACCTTGAAACATGAATGCTAATATTAGTATACAGGAAGGTTGAAAACTTATACACAGTAGGGCTTAGAACCCTTAAACACCCAAAGAACTCTTGATGAACCATTTTACCAcaagtgtactgtatatcattaTTTTGGTCTGATAGAATTTGTGGCTTTAGAAGCAGAACCCATGTAATCAGAGCAGTGAACTTATGTAACTGCAAATGTTAGCGATTTCTATGCAAAGTGTGCACAAACAGCAAAATTCACATACAAGAAAATGTTTGTTGaaagtgctgtaatgtacaagAAACTTATTTTTATTGACAGTATTGTGCTTAACTTGTATTTTTAGGTCAGTTTCAGAAATTATATAGGCTTTGTGatgtcaaaataaacatttttgtttcagtCAGAAATGTGTCCCGTTTCTGGTCCATAAAACATTACCAAGGATTACAGGAGCTATGTTCAGACAtggattattattgatttattcgTAAATAAATTGCTCctgcatttacacaagaaatgtgttcATATAAATCCAGTTAGTTTGAGAAGAATactcctgagtttgtgtaaattttatGGACACTGCTATTTTGCATACCCTTGCATCCATagacattgtttgtttttaacctcCACAATAGAAACCCATTTGATTATTTTAGAAGATAAATTGTCAAATTTAAAggcacattttaatattttatccaaCACTatgggggatgcaaacttttgtatTCATcggaatgtgtgtgtacatctgaagctaaataatttaatagcttttttaaatataatgtttctatttattttattatttcatacgTATAGGTTAATTTTCGAaaagtttcttaaaaaaaaattaattgtaatGGCAATCTAAAGATAAAGTAGACTATACTGTTTTAGTCTGTTTAGGCTGATcggttgatttttttcccctaataattattttaatatttttttctgtttcatgaaaacTGAATTAAGAAAAATACattcgaaataaataaataaaagaacgcatatgcaaaaaaaaatgggcTCTTTAACTGATTTCTCGTGCTAGGTTGTGGCTGAATCCCAAACTGCTTTATGTTGCacataagtgcactacataggatGCGGAAG includes these proteins:
- the LOC128624152 gene encoding inositol-3-phosphate synthase 1-A isoform X2; the protein is MVHPNDIVFDGWDISSMDLGHAMERAQVLDWSLQEMLRPHMSQLKPRPSIYIPDFIAANQDQRADNILTGTKAEQMEQIRKDIRCFKEKSGVEKVIVLWTANTERFSDVVTGVNDTAKNLLATIQNGGDVSPSTLFAVASILEGCAYINGSPQNTFVPGAVELAVQRGIFIGGDDFKSGQTKLKSVLVDFLISAGLKPTSIVSYNHLGNNDGMNLSAPAQFRSKEISKSNVVDDMVASNPVLYKPGEKPDHCVVIKYVPYVGDSKRAMDEYTSEIMMGGTNTIALHNTCEDSLLASPIILDLVILTELCQRITFRTQQDSSFQTFHSVLSLLSFLCKAPLVPPNAPVVNSFFRQRACIENVMRACLGLPPQNHMQLEYKLQKSFNICQDKKVHSLVATKVNNNILTKAYHCIECNGASEQKNVER
- the LOC128624152 gene encoding inositol-3-phosphate synthase 1-A isoform X1; the protein is MPEKIRINSPSVHYTEKFIESRYSYHTTSVTQNGDTYTVTPHSTEFTFRTERHVPKLGVMLVGWGGNNGSSVTAAVLANKLGLTWKTKTGAKCANYYGSLLESSTVSLGSGPTGEIFVPFRELLPMVHPNDIVFDGWDISSMDLGHAMERAQVLDWSLQEMLRPHMSQLKPRPSIYIPDFIAANQDQRADNILTGTKAEQMEQIRKDIRCFKEKSGVEKVIVLWTANTERFSDVVTGVNDTAKNLLATIQNGGDVSPSTLFAVASILEGCAYINGSPQNTFVPGAVELAVQRGIFIGGDDFKSGQTKLKSVLVDFLISAGLKPTSIVSYNHLGNNDGMNLSAPAQFRSKEISKSNVVDDMVASNPVLYKPGEKPDHCVVIKYVPYVGDSKRAMDEYTSEIMMGGTNTIALHNTCEDSLLASPIILDLVILTELCQRITFRTQQDSSFQTFHSVLSLLSFLCKAPLVPPNAPVVNSFFRQRACIENVMRACLGLPPQNHMQLEYKLQKSFNICQDKKVHSLVATKVNNNILTKAYHCIECNGASEQKNVER